The Ignavibacteriales bacterium DNA segment AGCAGTTTGCGTGTTGTAGGAATTGAAGATGTCTTGCTCGCTTCAAGACCAAATATGGATGAGTTTTGCCGACAAATAAGAAACACACTTCAAAGCGCTGGCAATTATTTCTTTTCGAAAGGATGTGGTGATGTTCAAATTGTTTTCAGAGGTGAATTAGTAAGAGGAGCTCATTTGATAGTAAGACATCCAACTTCAGATATAAATATCTACCTGATATTTGGATCGCCAGCCCAAGAAGAAATAAATGGTCAGTGGATTTATAAAAGTAGTTTTAATCTAAGTGGTAATTAAATAAGAGGAAAAGATGTTTACAGCAGAGCAAAAAGTAGAATATATGCCTAAAGTTGGTGAACGTGTAAAAGTAAAAGGTCGTGAAGATCTTGGTATAGTTGAAATTTATCGTGTTAGCGAACTCTATGGTATTTATCAGGCAGATATAATGTATGAAGATAATAATGGAAGACATCTTCAAAGCTTTCCCGTTGAGAGATTAGAGCCCGCTCCAGATTTATGGCAGAGAATAATCCGTAATGACCTTGATTCATCAGTTGATTTTTTACTGAAGCAATTAGCTTTTCAATTGCCGCTCCAGAATAATGGTGGACAGCTTTCCAATAGCAGAACAGATCTTCTCCCCCATCAGATACTGCTAACCCGCGATGTTGTTTCAATGAGACATAGAAGATTACTTGTTGCAGATGAGGTTGGTTTAGGAAAAACAATTGAACTTGGGATGATAATTAAAGAATTAATCAGTCGTGGTGAAGCAAGCAGAATACTTATTGTGACTCCAGCCGGTTTGATTAAGAACTGGCAAAGCGAATTAAGAGATGCATTCAGATTAAATTTTGAGATACTTGGAACTGATTTTACCGACCAGGGTTTTGCTTCCTGGGAGAATCATAATCGTGTAATTGCTTCAATAGACACAATTAAACGACCACAGCGATTGGAAAGATTACTTGGAGGTCCCAAGTGGGATATGATCATCTTTGATGAAGCACATCATCTAAGCAGAACACGATATGGGAAAAAAGTTACGCCAACACTTAATTACAAACTTGGAGAAGCATTACGATCCCATACTAAAGATTTAATATTTTTATCAGCGACTCCACACCAGGGAAACGCTTATCAATTTTGGTCTCTAATTCAACTTCTTGATGAAACATTATTTGATTCTGAAGAAGCAATGATGGAACACCGG contains these protein-coding regions:
- a CDS encoding DEAD/DEAH box helicase family protein, yielding MFTAEQKVEYMPKVGERVKVKGREDLGIVEIYRVSELYGIYQADIMYEDNNGRHLQSFPVERLEPAPDLWQRIIRNDLDSSVDFLLKQLAFQLPLQNNGGQLSNSRTDLLPHQILLTRDVVSMRHRRLLVADEVGLGKTIELGMIIKELISRGEASRILIVTPAGLIKNWQSELRDAFRLNFEILGTDFTDQGFASWENHNRVIASIDTIKRPQRLERLLGGPKWDMIIFDEAHHLSRTRYGKKVTPTLNYKLGEALRSHTKDLIFLSATPHQGNAYQFWSLIQLLDETLFDSEEAMMEHRGFLSRVMIRRTKREVTDKNGNPIFMRRQVHTQSFQLALSERNFYEKLTDYLREGYNVAGVGNGEGRTTNQQRAIGFVMTTFQKIMSSSIRAIKQALRRRLLVLLIRKQLELSNRRAKSSSRSIAEELLELQDEMRKLISEIIQIPNIPSRHPEIDTILAQTTQRVSRTYQPEETTEWSLDSDEEGEDGIYADANIPDEIQKVKELLSIVPDEVDRKFDTLTRAIDSIRNSNPKEKFVIFTQYVETLNFLKEKLENIYGQDKVALIKGGPLDNKIEAKEKFWDEDGAQFLICTSAGVKE